taataagatctcACAgagtttcactttttttattttttaaaattttttaggtaGCAGAGGTAACTTCCTGGATTGCCCTTTCCAGTAGTCTCGATTCCCGTTTTAAATATTCAAGTGATATTCATGGTCCCGCCGCTTTTGTTGTTGATGCCTTATATTGGATGAATATTTCAGTTGGCGAGGGACTTCAGAGGTGGAGGGATCCTGACGGAGGTGGAGGGATGCTGACGTAGGTAGAAGGATCCTGACGGAGGTGGAGGGATCCTGAAAAAGGTTGATGGATCCTGAAGGAGTGGAACAATTCTGACGGAGGTAGAAGGATCCCGACGTAGGTGGAAAGTTCCTGATGAAGGTGGAGGGATCCAGAAAAGGAGGAGGGATccagaaagaggaggagggatcCTATAGGAGGTAGAGATCCTGAAGGACGTGGAAGGATCCTGGCGGAGGTGTAAGGAGCCTGAAGGAGGGAAACGGATCCTGACAGAGGTGGAGGGATCCTGACTGAGACAGAGGGATCGTGAAGGATGTGGAGGGCTCCTTACGGAGGTGAAGTGATCGTGAAGGATGTGGAGGGATCGTCAAGGATGTGGAGGGTCCTGACGGAGCAGAGGGATCCTGAAGGAGGTAGAGGGATCCTGAAGGAGGTAGAGGTATCCTGATGGAGGTAGAGGGATCCTGAAGGAGGTAGAGGGATCCTGAAGGAGGTAGAGAGATCCTGACGAAAGTGGATGGATCCTGACGGAGGCAGAGGGATCCTGAAGGAGGTGGAGGGATCCTGAAGCAGGTAGACAGATCCTGACGAAAGTGGATGGATCCTGACGGAGGTAGAGGGATCTTGAAGGAGTTACGCAAAGGGATTCTGACGGAGGTGGAGGGATCGTGAAGGATGTGGAGGGGTCCTGACGGAGGTAGAGGGATCCTGACGGAGGTGGAGGGGTCCTGAAGGAGATGGAGGGGCCTTGATCCCATCTGGCCTCCATCGATTCTAAATGTTTCTTTAAGATGAGGGAGAATGTCTGAAAAGGGGAGGAGGCGGGGCTTCAAGAGGTGGTTTCTTGTCTTGGACGCTCGTTTTTGAAAACATGAGATAGCAGAGCTTGAGAGGCAAGATCACACTATAGTTGTTCGTAGAAAAGCACTGTAATCTATACTACATTCAATAGGAGAGGGTCATCTTTAGGCTCATAGCTAACTGAGCGGGATTGTTAGAAGTCTAACGGAACAAGATTACGCAAAAGCAGGTGGCAGGTACCGAAGGGGGTGTGTACTGATTACTTTGATCCATGTattttccgcttcctttcttcgatcttgctgtccaactcctctgTTACTTTGTAGTGCAACTATGGGTTCTCTACGACATCTTTTCACCTTCTTCAGTGCCCCAGCAgttggcttgacagcttaaatttcataaataaaatgaaatgtatctCCCCAGTATTTGTATGTTCAACGCACTTTGCACTGTGATGAAAATATTTGTCCATTGCTCTTATCTAACAACCGCTTTCTCTTCGCAATACgcgtggttttagttttctgtaaaagaaaaatgttgtgccggctttgtctgtccgtccgcactttattctgtccgcacttttttctagctgcactttttctgtccgcccacagatctttaaaaaagtactgaggctagagggctgcaaattggtatgttgatcatccaagcTCCAAttatcgaacataccaaattgcagcccactagcctcagtggtttttactttatttaaggttaaaattagccataatcgtgcttccggcaacgatataggacagggcaccaccggcgcgtggttaaagtttcatgggccgcgggtcatacagcattatatcgagaccaccgaaggttagatctactttcggtggtcttgattatacgctgtagcggctgtacagaaaacttgactgcaccgaagaaacttcggcgcatgttttacttgttttttttatgctagttagttttctgtaaaagaaaactattatgacggcttcgtctgtccgtccgcactttttctttccgccctcagatcttaaaaactactgagtctagaaggctgcaaattgatatgttgatcatccaccctccaatcatcaaacatactaaattgaagtcctctagcctcagtagttttaattttatttaaggttaaggtttcgtgcgtctggcagcgctttccgtaGGCGTGCAACGCAACCTCACTCCACCGCAACTGGGGAGCAACTGAGGTTTGCGAGGtcgatagttttatacagcattatacgttgtacagaaaactcgattgcgccgaagaaacttcggtgcattttttacttttctctgttACGTATAAATATAGTCGTCGGGAGATTAATTAGTAGTTCTTTTTGCTCCCTGCAACACACCACCATACTCTTGCAATTTACAGCTTTTCATTATTCCTAGCAAGTGAAGATGAATTCTCCGCTggaaaaaacagtgaaaagaataTCAACAAAGATATCTGTGACGAATCTCCGCTTCAAAATCGCAATTTCTAGAAAATCACAGTTTTGCTAAAACATCTTTATCAATAGTCCTTGTTGGAAAAACATCTCCCTCCTCATTCAGATTATCCAGAGTCCTTCCTCGGATTCATTTGAGAACTGGTGCCTTTGCGTTATCCTGTGATCTGATGATGAACGACAGTCACACTCTCCTGTTACAGAATCTTCCAGTCATTCGtttcttcttatcttttcctTCCTGTCACTTCCTTTCTTTCGCCTGTCTGTGCATCTTCCATTCAAGTTCTGTCCTCGTCGTTGACGATTTTCTTCCATAAAGGAATGTCTCATgttactgtccttttttttttagttttctgtaaaataaaactattgagatggctgcgtctgtccgtccgcactttttctgtccgccctcagatcttaaaaactaccgaggctagagggctgcaaattagtacgttgatcatccaccctccaatcatcaaacataccaaattggagccctctagcctcagtagtttttattttatttaaggttaaagtaagccatgatagtgcgtctggcaacactataggacagtccaccgccgggccgtggctgaaagtttcatgggccgcgtctcaaacagcattaaacgctgtacagaaaactcgattacgtcgaagaaacttcggcgcattttttactggttttatttttatttcggtgGCCCGTTTTCAGAATGAAAAGTGCATTGTTACTTTCTATACATCTGGgtaaatattaaatgttattcTACCATAAAAATCAACATTAACATAATATTCAGCTTCATCATAAATAAGCCGCCTTTTATGTTTCGTCCCGTTGTATGCAAAACATTAACATTTGACTGGATTACAACATATGGGAGTCATCTTTGATAATACCAAGATTTGAGAAGTCTTTCCTTGTCCTGGCATTCATGTGCGGATGACTCTACTCTTCATGAAGCATCTTCGCATTCTCACGCTCTTGAGAGGCTTCGAAACAACCTGGATCAGTACTGGAAGTTTCCAGTCACTCAGagtaatgtatactgaaattCCAACAAAGGGTATCTATAGATCTATGGATCTGAAGAGAGCAAGAGCACATGGCACAAGATCAGGCATTCGGCGAAAGAGACAAAATTCGGCAAGGGCCGCATATGTTATTGttcaaattattatcaatattcccTTCCAAAGAGAAAAGAACTGGGAGTTTCTTAGAAAATTACACAGgagcagtggcgtagctggcattccatcagtggggggcTTAGGTGGGACCAAGATATTTTTTgagggggccaaagaaaattacacaaaactaatgtaccaattctgtaacaagtaaaatatactattctcgaatttatatatccatgtgaatgaaggaaaataatagtattagtgaTTAGTAAACCTatatttgaaattacagagctcaattttgaattcattttcaactctgactatatgcaaatgtatcaaatactgtaatggttaaagtttagctacaaagtgAATTTCAACCGGGGGCCAGCTGGGGGGGTGGGCAAGCATCTGACTATGGGGGTGGGGTTGCCCATAGCGACGCTACTGCACAGgaagataagaaaaaagtaaagatgTTACCCTACGACTCACCGGGCAGATGAATTGGGAACAGAAGATTTGTGAAGGAAAGTATAATTAGAATATAGTAAGATTCCTTATTAATCTGCAGTTTAATTATCTGAATAATTCTTTATGTGTTACACCATTTAACCATTACTCAAACCGGGACCCCTCCctctcttgcaaaaaaaaaaaaaaaaaaaaaaaaaaattaaaatagaccaTTTTAGCAATACCATTACCACCTCCAGTAACCATGAGTCATGCCCGCTTCTTGAAGAAGCCTCATTCacgggaggaggagtaggaggaagaggattctctctctctctctctctctctctctctctctcttctcgcaaAACGGAGCCATCACCAGATATCAAATGAATTATAGCGGAGCTGCGCTAGACGTGGCGCGACTCTGGGATGCAATGGCGCTATGCAAATGGGATTCATCCCTGACGTTAGAATGACGGAGACCAGATTATCACCGCTGATCCCCAGAAGGTTTGAAGTGGGAGGCACCGAGGACGAGCAAAATGTGTCCAAGGAGAATGGCCTTCGGAGGAAATATATTCCAGGGAACGTTCCCGGCGCGAGACATTCCAAAGGATGCTTATTTCCGAGTTATGTTCGCGTGGCAGATTCAAGAATAATGGAGTGGGGCGGCCGGAGGGGGCGCTTTCGGGGGCCGCTCGGGGAACGAAGGTGTCTCTTGAGTGGCTGATATCTAAATGCTTTATTGAAAAACAGTTCCGGTGTCTCGTTGTCAGATACTCTCTCTCAACtcgcatggtttttttttttttagttttcgtgTCACTCATCGTGATGATTTGACAATGAAAAATGTCGAAAactttgtaaattctacattttcATGGATATCTAATGGCCCAATCTGTATCCAGATATTGgcagattgtatatatatatatatatatatatatatatatatatatatatatatatatatatatatatatatatatatatattatatatatatatatatatatatatatatatatatatatatatatatatatatatatatatatatatatatatatatatatatatatatatatatatatatatatataatatattatatatatatataatatatatatatatatataaatatatatatatatatatatatatatatatatatagatatatatatatatatatatatatatatgtatatataagtataataataatatatatataataataataataataataataataataataataataataaaaacaatatataataatatataataaaacgaaaTAGCAATTGGCGCCCGAACCCAGGACAATACAAAAAGGAAATTACAATGATGGACGTAGCATTTGAAGTGACAGCGGTTAAATGACAATGGAAACACCCAaggaagaagagaattccaaattccAGTTCGTGACTTCAATTATTAATTGTGTAAGTCTGGGTagccctccccatccccctctccctctccccctctccatctccctccctctctccatctctttctccctccccctacGAAAGAATCCTCTAAGTCATTACTGTCCTCAGGCATCTTGTTTCATCTGATACCTGCTGTCATCCTTTGGGTCCAgttaactgtctgtctgtcaatagTCCCTTTGTCAACAGAATAGGCAGAAACCTGTGTGTAGATTTTAACGAAAATCTGACCAAAGGTGGTGCTCGTCATTGGCAACATATGATTCGTTTTTGGGAGAAATCCGAACTTGGATAAAAGACCTATTATTGGGATGGGCTGCGAAGGTTGTCGAATGCCTCAACACTGGCGGATGTTTGTGGTCACCTGCGGCCACTTCTTGGTGGTAGctatgggtgggtgggtgggttggggggaAGAAATACGTCGATGAGTTACTGAAACGTAAAatatgggggtggggggtgggggagcggGGTCCAATTCGGAAAATGTCTACGTCACTTCAACTTTCTAATTAAGAATAGAGAAAGCCATACACAGTCAATTATGAATGGTGGCCGAGCCAGGAGGGCTCTTCAAGATAATCACGATATTTTAATTAGGATAAATACATTTCCGGAGAAATGAGAGAATGGTTTCTCCCAATATTTCTCGTTCACTGAAAATGTAAGGATTCTGCTTTTGCtgctaaatgaaatattattaatatcaatatgactattattattattattattattattattattattattattattattattattattattattattattattattattattcattctatcacgaataaatatatatatatacatatatatatatatatatatatatatatatgtatatacatatacatatacatatacagacatacagaccGTTATACTAATTTtggacaaaaaaattattgtatattcGGTTTTAatcctctataataataataataataataataataataataataataataataataataataataataataataataataattattattattattattattattattattattattattattattattcattccatCACGAAtgcattccatatatatatatatatatatatatatatatatatatatatatatatatatacatatatatatataataaatatacatatacatattttaaaacatataCAGACTGTTATACTGATTTTGGACAACAAAATTATTGTATATTCgattttaatctattattattattattattattattattattattattattattattattattattattattattattattattattattatgttctggATGAGGAGGACCATCCTTTCCAGCACTTTCCAACTTTTCCAGATGGATCCAAGGTCTTCCTTGACTTGCTCTTAATAACATCCAGTTTTCACCAGTCTTTATCCTTTCACCTACTGTAACCTTTTTATCACATCTACTGATTCCCACAGTTCACACACTTTCGATTCTTCTTATACCACATATACTACAGAAACCATTCACCACCCACTTTTTCTTCCGTATCtttcatctgcaaaaaaaaatataaataaatatatatctacactttacttccataaatgAGAGTTGGCAAAACAATTTCTCGGTACATTCCTCAATGGACATCCAAATTTCCTTCCAATCTTCTcccaccattaataataataataataataataataataataataataataataataataataataataataaaaatttccactggcatatcccataagccagtggaaattgtacccataatcataggaacactaggcacgatcccaagattcctgaaaagaaatctggaaaaatttGATGCCGAAGTCgccccaggactcatgcagaagagtgtgctactagaaacagcgcacatagtgagaaaagtgatggactcctaaggaggcaggatgtaaCCCGGAACCccgcactaaaaaaaaaaaaaaaaaagcaaaaacagtcGAACAGGATGGCTGTGAtagacgaaaataataataataataataataataataataataataataataataatagtacaaagACTAACAGAGGTGTCAAAAGAACTTCTTTTTAGCTTATATTTTAAGATGCGTCCACAAAACAAACTTCAGACAAATACAGGTAATCTTGAGGCGATGAGCGGCGGCTGGTTAAAATCTGTGCCTACACCTATACTCACTTTCCCTATTAcgatcttatctttttttttttttaaagcaaagaaaactcaTGATCGAattccctctttctttcgttATTATTAAGATCTCTTCAGCGCTCTCAAGAAATCTCAAGACAAGGTTCAAAGAATGACTACATTCTTTGAATCCTGATCTTCCcgtcgatggagagagagagagagagagagagagagagagagagagagagagagagagagagagagagagaaccttgagTCGGAGGAGAAAAAGAGCAAAGCAGGGTTTCAGATGATTTCTATTTCCGTTCATTAGCCAATTTAGTCTCAGTGAGGAAAAATACAAGGAATTAAGCTCTCATGGGTTATAAAGCTGCAGATTCATTAGGAAAACGAGTTGGCCGTAAAAACATGACTTGCTAGAAAAAACCCTTGCTTACCGGGAAAATTACCAATTTCTTTtcatctcgctctctctctctctcaagaaaaatgtcattttctttcctgcgctctctctcattttctctctctctaagaaaaataccattttcttttcctgctctttatctctctcaagaaaaatacactttttcctgctctctctctctctctctctctctctctcaagaaaatgccaactctttcctgaaagctctctctctctctctctctctctctctctctctcaagaaaaatgcCGCTTTCTTTCctgattctatctctctctctctctctctctctctctctctcaagaaaaatgctttctttcctgattctatctctctctctctctctctctctctctcgaaaaatgccgctttctttctcttctctctctctctctctctctctctctctctcaagaaaaacgTAAAAGACACAAAACGGAGgtacaaaaatatcaaaagcgCCCTTAAGCCCAGCAATGTTATATCAGCGGAGCTCCCACTACAAAATTTCCGTCATGTTTTACAAGCTCATTCACGAAGCCATTTACACAGCCATTTACAAGGTATTAGCGCGGGTAATAGTTGCCCATAAAACAGCCGGACGCTCCCTCGTATATCCAGCTCATCAGAAGCTCATTTTCCATTCTAATATCAAATTTGATAGAACACTCACGAGGCAGACGTCTCTTCCCCCCCCAGGGcgtcttcttttccttcttcttcttcttcttcttcttcttcttcttcttcttcttttcttcttcttcttcttcttcttgcttttattctcttcttcatcttattcttcttgtccttcttcttcgtcttattcTTCTTGTCCTcgtcctcgtcgtcgtcgtcgtcctcctcctcctcctcctcctcttccgcttactcttcttcttcctttcattcccTAATTCAactcttttttcctcctcctcctcctcctcctcctcctcattcttcatcatcatcttcttcttttcttcttcttcttcttcttcttcttctcttctttatctcgtggtcgtcgtcgtcgtcgtcgtcgtcgtcgtcgtcgtcgtccgtcctcctcctcctccttcctccttcctccgcctccttcttcttcttgttctatctcgtcgtcgtcgtcgtcctccccttcctcctcctcctcctccacctcctccctaTGGGGGCCTTCCGTCAAGGCCCTTAAGCATCCCGCTTCCCATTAAAGAGTgggaattaagaaaaaaacaggACAGAAACGGGAACGAGAGGAAGAGTTTGAGGCGACGACTGACGGAAAAGCTACGGAATTCGAGAGATCCTCTGTGTTTAATTATGAAATCTCTTCTCATTACATTACTCTTCATGAAGGGACGCAGGCGCGCTGTAGGGAATACGCCTTGATGACGCTAAAAATAGGCAACGATAATTATCTTTGGGAAAATCTCTCCAAAAGACGGGATTTTTCGTTACGAGTAAGACACATGATACTTAGAGCGAGGCCATTACTTGTTGATTAGGCTCGTCATGTACAACAGACATTACGTTAATGTCTCTGTTTGAGCCATGtaactgatatatgtatataacatgtaACATGTATTTGGttccggaatatatatatatatatatatgtagaatctactggtcattaaGAGGCATTATGgctaatacaattacatatatatatatatatatatatatatataaatttatatatatcggaaaataagaaagagaagaattaacagtcataagaaaacagaaattgaatATGATTAATAATCAAGTAGCcataatatctaatatataaaaacattttttaaagcaaatatatatatatatatatatatatatatataatcagatatcctttaa
This genomic interval from Macrobrachium rosenbergii isolate ZJJX-2024 chromosome 56, ASM4041242v1, whole genome shotgun sequence contains the following:
- the LOC136836234 gene encoding uncharacterized protein; translation: MGSRPLHLLQDPSTSVRIPLPPSGPLHILHDPSTSVRIPLRNSFKIPLPPSGSIHFRQDLSTCFRIPPPPSGSLCLRQDPSTFVRISLPPSGSLYLLQDPSTSIRIPLPPSGSLYLLQDPSAPSGPSTSLTIPPHPSRSLHLRSLHLRQDPSTSFRISTSYRIPPPLSGSLLLFWIPPPSSGTFHLRRDPSTSVRIVPLLQDPSTFFRIPPPPSGSFYLRQHPSTSVRIPPPLKSLAN